In the Parasteatoda tepidariorum isolate YZ-2023 chromosome 3, CAS_Ptep_4.0, whole genome shotgun sequence genome, one interval contains:
- the LOC107455396 gene encoding DNA replication licensing factor mcm2, which produces MESDSASDVRENGVTSPRSNILMSSPARDLPAFEDESEIIGGAGEEDQVMEEDGEELFGDNMEADYRAIPGLDRYDPEMLDDSEYSMLSEGDRHAAEEEMRRRDRTEGRAVGRMRRGLLYGSESEEEEERPTRRRRLAERAAEGAAADEEMIESIENLDDMRGHSVKEWVSLLGPRTEVYNRFKNFLRTYVDDNGHNLYREKIRQMCEENRQSFEVDYNCLAAEEQVLAYFLPEAPTEVLKIFDEAAKDVVFSMYSQYERITSEIHVRITDLPLMENIRSLRQLHLNQLIRTSGVVTCSTGVLPQLSLVKYDCIKCNYVLGPFVQTYDNEVKPGTCPECQSNGPFQINMEQTIYKNYQRITIQESPGKVDAGRLPRSKDTILLGDLCDSCKPGDEIEVTGTYSNCYDGSLNTANGFPVFATVIIANHVAKKDKIVSQGLTDDDIKAIIALSKDERIGERIIASIAPSIYGHVDVKRAIALSLFGGEAKNPGQKHRVRGDINILVCGDPGTAKSQFLKYTEKIAPRAVFTTGQGASAVGLTAYVQRSPVTKEWTLEAGALVLADKGVCIIDEFDKMNDADRTSIHEAMEQQSISISKAGIVTSLQARCAVIAAANPIGGRYDPSLTFSENVDLTEPILSRFDILCIVRDQVDPLEDRRLAKFVIQSHVNHHPENESSGKSSFPEMEDPLMAGIEKIAQDLLRKYIIYAREKVNPKLHQMDQDKVAKLYSELRRESMATGSVPVTVRHIESMIRMAEANARMHLRDFVHEDDVNMAIRVMLESFVDTQKFSVMKSMKKTFSRYLTYKRDNNELLLYILKQLMQEQFAYMRSRFTTDIETVEIPEKELQDKARQINIHNLTPFYKSELFSSHSFVHNKERKAIIQRIIRQV; this is translated from the exons ATGGAG TCTGATTCTGCCTCTGACGTTAGAGAGAATGGAGTTACTTCGCCTAGGAGTAACATTTTGATGTCAAGTCCTGCTCGAGATTTGCCAGCATTTGAAGATGAATCTGAAATAATTGGTGGAGCTGGAGAAGAAGATCAAGTCATGGAAGAGGATGGAGAAGAATTGTTTGGTGACAACATGGAAGC AGATTATAGAGCTATTCCTGGACTTGATCGTTATGATCCAGAGATGCTGGATGACTCTGAATATAGTATGCTATCTGAAGGAGACCGCCATGCTGCTGAAGAAGAAATGAGAAGAAGAGATCGGACCGAAGGGCGTGCTGTTGGTCGTATGCGGCGTGGTTTGCTCTATG gtTCAGAGTCTGAAGAAGAGGAAGAGAGGCCTACTCGTCGAAGGCGATTAGCGGAAAGAGCAGCTGAAGGTGCAGCCGCTGATGAGgag atgATAGAAAGTATTGAAAATTTGGATGATATGCGTGGGCATTCTGTGAAAGAATGGGTTTCTCTACTGGGTCCTCGCACTGAGGTCTAcaatcgttttaaaaatttcttaaggaCTTATGTTGATGATAATGGCCATAATTTGTATAGAGAGAAGATTAGGCAGATGTGTGAAG aaaataggCAAAGCTTTGAAGTTGATTATAATTGTTTAGCTGCAGAAGAACAAGTTTTAGCTTATTTCTTGCCCGAAGCCCCTACTgaagtcttaaaaatttttgatgaagctGCTAAAGATGTTGTTTTTAGCATGTATAGTCAATATGAGAGAATCACCAGTGAAATTCATGTACGCATAACAGATCTTCCCttaatggaaaatattagaagtttaag gcAGTTGCATTTGAACCAGCTCATTAGGACATCTGGTGTGGTGACCTGTTCTACAGGTGTACTACCACAATTATCTCTCGTGAAATATGACTGTATTAAATGTAACTATGTACTTGGACCTTTCGTTCAGACATATGATAATGAAGTCAAACCAGGAACTTGTCCAGAATGTCAAAGCAATGGACCATTTCAAATCAACATGGAACAG accatctacaaaaattatcaaagaatcACTATTCAAGAAAGTCCTGGGAAAGTTGATGCCGGAAGGTTACCAAGATCTAAAGATACGATTCTCCTTGGTGATCTGTGCGATTCTTGTAAACCAGGTGATGaaatt gAAGTAACAGGGACTTACTCCAATTGTTATGATGGATCACTAAATACAGCCAATGGTTTTCCTGTTTTTGCAACCGTTATCATAGCTAATCATGTTgccaaaaaagataaaattgtttcaCAAGGTTTGACTGATGATGACATTAAGGCTATAATTGCTCTTTCCAAAGATGAGCGAATAGGAGAACGA ataATAGCAAGTATTGCTCCCTCAATTTATGGACACGTGGATGTAAAACGAGCAATTGCCTTATCTCTGTTTGGAGGAGAGGCTAAAAATCCAG gtcaAAAACACAGAGTTCGAGGTGATATCAATATTTTGGTGTGTGGTGATCCTGGTACAgcaaaatcacaatttttaaaatacactgaaAAGATTGCTCCTCGGGCAGTTTTCACCACTGGACAAGGTGCTTCTGCTGTTGGTTTAACTGCCTATGTGCAGAGAAGTCCTGTCACTAAGGAATGGACGTTAGAAGCTGGGGCTTTAGTACTTGCTGATAAAGGAGTTTGCATTATTGATGAATTTGATAAG ATGAATGATGCTGACCGTACCAGCATTCATGAAGCTATGGAACAACAAAGTATATCCATTTCAAAAGCTGGTATTGTAACTTCTTTGCAAGCTCGATGTGCTGTAATTGCTGCTGCAAATCCTATTGGAGGACGTTATGACCCTTCCctaacattttcagaaaat GTTGATCTGACTGAGCCTATTTTATCTCGATTTGATATCTTATGCATTGTTAGGGACCAAGTTGATCCacttgaa gatcGTCGATTAGCAAAATTTGTGATTCAAAGTCATGTTAATCATCATCCAGAAAACGAAAGCTCTGGAAAAAGTAGTTTTCCTGAAATG GAAGATCCATTAATGGCTGgtattgaaaaaattgctcaagatctgttaagaaaatacattatttatgctCGAGAAAAAGTCAATCCTAAACTCCATCAAATGGATCAAGATAAAGTTGCAAAATTGTATAGCGAATTAAGACGAGAAAGCATG gCTACTGGTAGTGTACCTGTTACTGTACGACATATTGAGTCTATGATTAGAATGGCCGAAGCTAATGCACGTATGCATTTGAGAGATTTTGTCCATGAAGATGATGTAAATATGGCCATAAGGGTCATGTTGGAAAGTTTTGTTGATACACAAAAATTCAGTGTGATGAAATCAATGAAGAAG ACATTCTCAAGGTACTTAACTTACAAGAGAGATAACAATGAATTGCTGCTCTACATACTGAAACAGTTGATGCAAGAACAATTTGCTTACATGCGAAGTCGTTTCACAACAGATATTGAAACAGTAGAAATTCCTGAAAAAGAACTGCAAGATAAG GCTCGACAAATTAACATT